The genomic region CGCCGGGCTGCCACCGGGCGTGCCGCCGGCCGCGACCGACGAGGCGTCGAAGCCTTCGAAGGCCGGCACCTTGTCCTTCAGCTCGATCACGATGCGGGTGGCAAGCTTGGGCCCCACGCCCGAGGCGCGGCCGATCATGGTCTTGTCCTGCCCGGCGATCGCCTGTGCGATCTCGCCCGGCGAGAGGATGGACAGGATCGCCAGCGCAACCCTGGCGCCCACACCCTGGACACTCTGCAGCCGCCCAAACCACTCTTTTTCGCCACCTGTCAGAAAACCGTAGAGGTGGATGTGGTCTTCGCGTACGTGGGTCTCAATATGCAGAACGACAGATTCTCCAGTTTTTGGCAGGCCTTGCAGGGTTTTCCCGGGACAAAACACGAAGTAACCCACGCCCCCGACGTCGATAATCGCCCAATCCTCGCCGATTTCATCGACCGTGCCCCTGAGCCGCGCGATCATGGCCGCACGCCTCCACCGAAAGACGAAGACACCCGCGATTCG from Emcibacter sp. SYSU 3D8 harbors:
- the ruvA gene encoding Holliday junction branch migration protein RuvA, translated to MIARLRGTVDEIGEDWAIIDVGGVGYFVFCPGKTLQGLPKTGESVVLHIETHVREDHIHLYGFLTGGEKEWFGRLQSVQGVGARVALAILSILSPGEIAQAIAGQDKTMIGRASGVGPKLATRIVIELKDKVPAFEGFDASSVAAGGTPGGSPAADAVSALVNLGYRQADAMGAVARVNRAQGGAASLDVLIRGGLKELAG